Proteins encoded by one window of Bradyrhizobium sp. B097:
- the trmD gene encoding tRNA (guanosine(37)-N1)-methyltransferase TrmD, which translates to MTSQETPSQAIPWRATVLTLFPEMFPGPLGVSLAGKALASGLWALEARDIRASATDRHRSVDDTPAGGGPGMVLRADVLAAAIDAADIAQDRPRLLMSPRGRPLTQSHVAELAAGPGPLIVCGRFEGIDQRVIEARGLEEVSIGDYVLSGGEIAAMALIDGCVRLLPGVMGKLASGTEESFSEGLLEYPQYTRPQEFEGRQIPEILISGDHAKVAAWRLAQSEALTAARRPDLWARKASQKAARRGTKNTTDG; encoded by the coding sequence ATGACATCGCAAGAGACCCCATCCCAAGCGATCCCATGGCGCGCCACCGTGCTGACCCTGTTCCCGGAGATGTTTCCGGGACCGCTCGGCGTGAGCCTGGCCGGCAAGGCACTGGCCAGTGGTCTCTGGGCGCTGGAGGCGCGCGACATCAGGGCGTCGGCGACCGACAGGCACCGCAGCGTCGACGACACGCCGGCCGGTGGCGGCCCGGGCATGGTGCTGCGGGCCGACGTGCTGGCGGCAGCGATCGACGCCGCTGATATTGCGCAGGACCGCCCGCGCCTCCTGATGAGCCCGCGGGGTCGGCCATTGACCCAGAGCCACGTCGCCGAGCTGGCGGCCGGACCTGGCCCCCTGATCGTCTGCGGCCGTTTCGAGGGCATCGACCAGCGGGTCATCGAGGCTCGGGGGCTCGAGGAGGTCTCGATCGGCGATTACGTGCTGTCCGGCGGTGAAATCGCGGCGATGGCCCTGATCGACGGCTGCGTCCGCCTGTTGCCGGGGGTGATGGGGAAGCTGGCCTCGGGAACCGAGGAGAGTTTTTCCGAAGGACTACTGGAATACCCCCAATACACCCGTCCGCAGGAGTTCGAGGGCCGCCAGATCCCGGAAATCCTCATTTCCGGCGATCACGCCAAGGTCGCGGCCTGGCGGCTGGCCCAGTCCGAGGCCCTGACGGCGGCCCGGCGGCCCGATCTCTGGGCCCGGAAGGCCAGCCAAAAAGCGGCCCGGCGAGGGACAAAAAACACGACAGACGGGTGA
- a CDS encoding zinc-binding alcohol dehydrogenase family protein yields the protein MTSTHKAWRLHAHNDLRFEDVATPGPAPDGVVVRVEAGMVLSYTNKLLSGALPYSLPPMPFVPGTNAIARVVATGENVTHVRSGDRVFLSPHLRGDVPDRDPPQILIGLTATVTTPEAFALQARWRDGVFAEIAHWPAACVTPLANLDDRPATELIGLAKLIVPFGGLQRTGLRGGQTIIVNGATGYFGSGGVMLAVAMGAGRVVAVGRKQAALEQLRDAFGPRVIPAVVTGDAAADLQIIRRAAGGSADVALDLLGAAKSTSTTLSALRALRRGGRMVLMGSAEVPLELAFREMLANDWEVVGQFMYDRTAPGQLAGLAAEGLLDLRKINVATFNLADFRRAVDAAAMMQSLDLTAVVP from the coding sequence ATGACAAGCACGCACAAGGCCTGGCGGCTACACGCCCACAATGATCTTCGCTTCGAGGATGTCGCAACGCCCGGGCCCGCGCCCGATGGCGTCGTGGTCCGGGTCGAGGCCGGCATGGTGCTGTCATATACCAACAAGCTTCTATCCGGCGCGCTGCCCTACAGCCTGCCGCCGATGCCGTTCGTGCCCGGCACCAACGCGATCGCGCGCGTCGTCGCCACCGGCGAGAACGTCACGCATGTGCGGAGCGGCGACCGCGTGTTCCTCAGCCCGCATCTGCGCGGCGACGTGCCGGATCGCGATCCGCCGCAGATCCTGATCGGCCTCACCGCCACGGTGACGACGCCGGAGGCGTTCGCGTTGCAGGCGCGCTGGCGCGACGGCGTGTTTGCCGAGATCGCGCACTGGCCTGCCGCCTGCGTCACGCCGCTTGCCAATCTCGACGACAGACCGGCGACCGAGCTGATCGGGCTGGCAAAACTGATCGTGCCGTTCGGCGGATTGCAGCGCACCGGCCTGCGCGGCGGACAGACCATCATCGTGAACGGCGCGACCGGCTATTTCGGCTCGGGCGGCGTGATGCTCGCGGTCGCGATGGGCGCGGGCCGCGTCGTTGCGGTCGGACGCAAGCAGGCCGCGCTCGAGCAGTTGCGCGATGCATTCGGCCCGCGCGTCATTCCCGCTGTGGTGACCGGCGATGCCGCCGCCGACCTTCAGATCATCCGCCGCGCCGCCGGCGGCAGCGCCGATGTCGCGCTCGACCTGCTCGGCGCCGCCAAGAGCACCTCGACCACGCTGTCCGCTCTGCGCGCGCTCCGGCGTGGCGGCCGGATGGTGCTGATGGGCAGCGCCGAGGTGCCGCTCGAACTCGCGTTCCGCGAGATGCTGGCCAACGACTGGGAGGTGGTCGGGCAGTTCATGTACGATCGCACGGCGCCGGGCCAGCTGGCCGGCCTCGCCGCCGAAGGCCTGCTTGACCTGCGCAAGATCAACGTCGCGACCTTCAATCTCGCCGACTTCCGCCGCGCGGTGGACGCGGCCGCGATGATGCAGAGCCTCGACCTCACGGCCGTGGTGCCGTAA
- a CDS encoding MFS transporter, whose translation MSVSVEAGTSSPDHARAARTLSVTGLNHALHDGYTDLIYVLLPVWQSEFALSYGLLALLRGLYAGAMAGLQIPVGRTAERIDGKIILIAGTALSALGYVFAGLSGGVIGLGLALALSGAGSSTQHPIASSAVSRAYGAAARGPLGIYNFSGDLGKAAIPALTSILLVIMSWRHALLVLALAGLLVAICIALWMPSVGRGAEHKMAAASRRDGAGGGFHWLLAIGILDTAVRMGFLTFLPFLLRDKGASLPTNGLALALVFIGGAAGKFTCGWLGERVGMLRTVLITEGGTAALIVAVLILPLAPTIVLLPLLGVMLNGTSSVLYGTVPELTPPHQTERAFALFYTGTIGSGAIAPVLYGLLGDALGPTLATAATALTALAICPLAVALARHLADGAGGHRAGA comes from the coding sequence ATGAGCGTATCCGTGGAAGCCGGCACGTCTAGCCCCGACCACGCCCGGGCTGCGCGTACACTGTCCGTGACCGGGCTCAACCACGCCCTCCATGACGGCTACACCGACCTGATCTACGTGCTGCTGCCGGTCTGGCAGTCGGAGTTCGCGCTGAGCTACGGGCTGCTGGCGCTGCTGCGCGGGCTCTATGCCGGCGCGATGGCCGGGTTGCAGATTCCGGTGGGACGCACCGCAGAGCGGATCGACGGCAAGATCATCCTGATCGCTGGCACGGCGCTATCGGCGCTCGGTTATGTGTTCGCGGGACTCTCCGGCGGCGTCATCGGACTTGGCCTGGCGCTGGCGCTCTCCGGCGCGGGTTCGAGCACGCAGCATCCGATCGCATCATCAGCGGTGTCGCGCGCCTACGGCGCGGCGGCGCGCGGCCCGCTCGGCATCTACAATTTCAGTGGCGATCTCGGCAAGGCGGCGATCCCGGCGCTGACATCGATCCTGCTCGTGATCATGTCGTGGCGGCACGCGCTGCTCGTGCTCGCGCTTGCAGGTCTGCTCGTCGCGATCTGCATCGCGCTCTGGATGCCATCGGTCGGCAGGGGCGCCGAGCACAAGATGGCCGCAGCGTCGCGCCGCGACGGCGCCGGCGGCGGCTTTCATTGGCTGCTCGCGATCGGAATCCTCGACACCGCGGTCAGGATGGGTTTTCTCACCTTCCTGCCGTTCCTGTTGCGCGACAAGGGCGCCTCGCTGCCGACCAACGGCCTCGCGCTGGCGCTGGTCTTCATCGGCGGCGCCGCCGGGAAATTCACCTGCGGCTGGCTCGGCGAGCGCGTCGGCATGCTGCGCACCGTGCTGATCACCGAAGGCGGCACGGCGGCGTTGATCGTTGCGGTGCTGATATTGCCGCTGGCGCCCACCATCGTACTGCTGCCGCTGCTCGGCGTGATGCTCAACGGCACCTCCTCAGTGCTCTATGGCACGGTGCCCGAGCTCACGCCGCCACATCAGACCGAGCGCGCCTTCGCGCTGTTCTATACGGGGACGATCGGATCGGGCGCGATCGCGCCGGTGCTCTATGGCCTGCTCGGTGATGCGCTCGGCCCGACGCTCGCCACGGCAGCGACCGCGCTCACGGCGCTGGCGATCTGCCCGCTTGCAGTGGCGCTCGCGCGGCATCTTGCCGACGGAGCCGGCGGACACCGCGCCGGCGCCTGA
- the gcvA gene encoding transcriptional regulator GcvA — translation MFIPRRSLPPLNAVRAFEAAARLGSFKEAAAELSVTHGAVSQQIRLLEEWLGAPALFRRSVRRVVLTPAGAALLAEFAPALDRISAAVQQHRERRGDVAVAVLRVNALATFSLRWLLPRMSRFRAEHPDIEVRLSTSNEPVDALPESFDVVIRGGPDTFHGFSSRFLVSERRLPVCSPLLLERLPLHEIADLSRHTLLHVTSMPRLWRDWLTEAGHSALEPAAALTFDHFYLTIQAALDGLGVAMGPTALISDDLAAGRLVTPFPTISLPARSYFAYFPAGRSNDPHSAVFCDWLEQQGRMTG, via the coding sequence ATGTTCATCCCACGCCGCAGCCTGCCGCCGCTCAATGCGGTCCGTGCCTTCGAGGCCGCCGCCCGGCTCGGCAGCTTCAAGGAAGCCGCTGCCGAGCTCAGCGTGACCCATGGTGCGGTCAGCCAGCAGATTCGGCTGCTCGAGGAGTGGCTGGGTGCGCCGGCGCTGTTCCGGCGATCAGTGCGGCGCGTGGTGCTGACGCCGGCGGGCGCGGCGCTATTGGCCGAGTTTGCTCCGGCGCTCGACCGGATCTCGGCCGCCGTGCAGCAGCATCGCGAGCGGCGCGGCGATGTCGCAGTGGCGGTGTTGCGGGTCAACGCGCTCGCGACCTTCAGCCTGCGCTGGCTGCTGCCGCGGATGAGCCGGTTTCGCGCCGAGCATCCCGACATCGAAGTGCGCTTGAGCACATCGAACGAGCCGGTGGATGCACTGCCGGAATCATTCGACGTCGTGATCCGCGGCGGTCCGGATACATTTCACGGCTTTTCGTCGCGCTTCCTGGTGTCGGAGCGGAGATTGCCGGTGTGCAGTCCCTTGCTGCTTGAACGACTGCCGCTGCACGAGATCGCGGATCTCTCCAGGCACACGCTGCTGCATGTCACGTCGATGCCGCGGCTATGGCGCGACTGGCTGACTGAAGCCGGGCACTCCGCGCTGGAGCCGGCGGCCGCGCTGACCTTCGATCATTTCTATCTGACGATCCAGGCCGCGCTCGATGGTCTCGGTGTTGCGATGGGCCCGACCGCGCTGATCTCGGACGATCTCGCGGCCGGGCGCCTGGTGACGCCGTTTCCCACCATCAGCCTGCCGGCGCGGAGCTACTTCGCGTATTTTCCGGCAGGCCGCAGCAACGATCCGCACAGCGCGGTGTTCTGCGACTGGCTCGAGCAGCAGGGCCGGATGACGGGTTGA
- the rimM gene encoding ribosome maturation factor RimM (Essential for efficient processing of 16S rRNA) has protein sequence MTAPVCVARIGAAHGVRGAVRLWTFTEDPLAVKDYGPLMTKDGTRQFEVTHAREAKDHLVVTLKGVASRDDAERLNGLELYVPRDRLPETDDGEYYHTDLIGLAAVTTSEHTLGKVIAIHNFGAGDIIEIAPPQGATMLLPFTNAVVPTVDLAGGRVVIELPQEVDGDDPSAV, from the coding sequence GTGACTGCACCGGTCTGTGTCGCCCGTATCGGCGCTGCGCATGGCGTGCGCGGCGCCGTCCGGCTGTGGACCTTCACCGAAGATCCGCTGGCCGTGAAGGACTACGGCCCGCTGATGACCAAGGACGGCACGCGCCAGTTCGAGGTCACGCATGCGCGCGAGGCCAAGGACCATCTGGTGGTGACGCTGAAGGGTGTCGCCAGCCGCGATGACGCCGAACGGCTCAACGGGCTCGAGCTCTATGTTCCGCGCGACCGGCTGCCGGAAACCGACGACGGCGAATATTACCACACCGACCTGATCGGCCTCGCCGCCGTGACGACATCAGAGCATACGCTCGGCAAGGTGATCGCGATCCATAATTTCGGCGCCGGTGACATCATCGAGATCGCCCCGCCGCAGGGCGCGACGATGCTGCTGCCCTTCACCAATGCCGTGGTGCCGACTGTCGATCTCGCCGGCGGCCGCGTGGTTATCGAGCTGCCGCAGGAAGTCGACGGCGACGATCCGTCGGCAGTCTGA
- the rpsP gene encoding 30S ribosomal protein S16: protein MSVVIRLARAGTKKRPVYHVVVADSRFPRDGRFIERLGHFNPLLPKDNEARLKLDMDKVKAWLAKGAQPSDRVTRFLDAAGVVKRAARNNPEKAVPRKERKAQAEAAAKA, encoded by the coding sequence ATGTCCGTTGTTATCCGCCTCGCTCGCGCAGGCACCAAGAAGCGTCCGGTCTATCACGTCGTCGTCGCCGACTCGCGCTTCCCGCGCGATGGCCGCTTCATCGAGCGTCTCGGCCACTTCAACCCGCTGCTGCCGAAGGACAACGAGGCCCGCCTGAAGCTCGACATGGACAAGGTGAAGGCCTGGCTCGCCAAGGGCGCGCAGCCGTCGGATCGCGTGACCCGTTTCCTCGACGCCGCCGGCGTCGTGAAGCGCGCCGCGCGCAACAACCCGGAAAAGGCCGTGCCGCGCAAGGAGCGCAAGGCGCAGGCCGAAGCCGCCGCCAAGGCTTAA
- the ffh gene encoding signal recognition particle protein: MFDNLSERLGGILDRLTGRGALTEKDVDAAMREVRRALLEADVALEVVRSFIDRVREQAIGATVVKSVTPGQMVVKIVHDELVATLGSDGQTIDINSVPPVPIMMVGLQGSGKTTTTAKLARRMVQRDKRKVLMASLDVYRPAAMEQLAVLGRDLDIPTLPIVAGQMPPQIAKRALEAGKLGGYDVVLLDTAGRTTLDEDMMKEAAEIKAAANPHEVLLVADSLTGQDAVNLARAFDERVGLTGIVLTRVDGDGRGGAALSMRAVTGKPIKLLGTGEKTDALEDFHPNRIAGRILGMGDVVSLVEKAAANIDAEKAARTAERMRKGQFDLNDMREQLQQMANMGGIGGLMGMMPGIAKMKNQIAAAGIDDKIIKRQVAVIDSMTRQERKNPDILKASRKKRIAAGAGQSVEQVNKLLKMHRNMADMMKAMGSGKRGPLAGIAQAMGFGGGMKPPSAEEMKALAEKMQGGAGGGLPSLPKDLPAGLRGGLPNVPGLTGLSGKPMLPGLGGFPGKKK; encoded by the coding sequence TTGTTCGACAATCTGTCGGAACGGCTTGGTGGCATTCTCGATCGTCTGACGGGGCGCGGTGCGCTGACCGAAAAGGACGTCGATGCCGCGATGCGCGAGGTGCGCCGCGCGCTGCTCGAGGCCGACGTCGCGCTCGAGGTCGTCCGCAGCTTCATCGACCGGGTCCGCGAGCAGGCGATCGGCGCCACCGTCGTCAAGTCGGTGACGCCGGGCCAGATGGTCGTGAAGATCGTCCATGACGAGCTGGTCGCCACGCTCGGTTCCGACGGCCAGACCATCGACATCAACTCCGTGCCGCCGGTGCCGATCATGATGGTCGGCCTGCAAGGCTCCGGCAAGACCACCACCACCGCAAAGCTCGCGCGCCGCATGGTCCAGCGCGACAAGCGCAAGGTGCTGATGGCCTCGCTCGACGTCTACCGCCCGGCGGCGATGGAGCAGCTCGCGGTGCTCGGCCGCGACCTCGACATTCCGACGCTGCCGATCGTCGCCGGCCAGATGCCGCCGCAGATCGCAAAGCGCGCGTTAGAGGCCGGCAAGCTCGGCGGCTACGACGTGGTGCTGCTCGACACCGCCGGCCGCACCACGCTCGACGAAGACATGATGAAGGAGGCGGCCGAGATCAAGGCCGCCGCCAACCCCCATGAAGTGCTGCTGGTCGCGGACTCTCTCACCGGCCAGGACGCGGTCAACCTGGCACGCGCGTTCGATGAACGCGTCGGCCTCACCGGCATCGTGCTGACGCGCGTCGACGGCGACGGCCGCGGCGGCGCCGCGCTGTCGATGCGCGCAGTCACCGGCAAGCCGATCAAGCTGCTCGGTACCGGCGAAAAGACCGACGCGCTGGAAGACTTCCATCCGAACCGCATCGCCGGCCGCATCCTCGGCATGGGCGACGTCGTCTCGCTGGTCGAGAAGGCTGCCGCCAACATCGACGCCGAGAAGGCCGCGCGCACCGCCGAGCGGATGCGCAAGGGTCAGTTCGACCTCAACGACATGCGCGAACAGCTGCAGCAGATGGCGAACATGGGCGGCATCGGCGGCCTGATGGGCATGATGCCCGGCATCGCCAAGATGAAGAACCAGATCGCGGCGGCCGGCATCGACGACAAGATCATCAAGCGCCAGGTCGCGGTGATCGATTCGATGACGCGGCAGGAGCGCAAGAATCCGGACATCCTGAAGGCGAGCCGCAAGAAGCGCATCGCGGCCGGCGCCGGCCAGAGCGTCGAGCAGGTCAACAAGCTGCTGAAGATGCACCGGAACATGGCCGACATGATGAAGGCCATGGGAAGCGGCAAGCGCGGCCCGCTCGCCGGCATTGCGCAGGCGATGGGCTTTGGCGGCGGCATGAAGCCGCCTTCGGCCGAGGAGATGAAGGCGCTCGCCGAGAAGATGCAGGGCGGCGCCGGCGGCGGTCTGCCCAGTCTGCCGAAGGATTTGCCGGCCGGGCTGCGCGGCGGCCTGCCGAATGTGCCGGGCCTGACCGGCCTTTCCGGCAAGCCGATGCTGCCGGGCCTCGGCGGTTTCCCGGGCAAGAAGAAATGA
- a CDS encoding MBL fold metallo-hydrolase, producing the protein MPIVTRRRLLATLTGAAAALGVPSIWMSLMKTYDGPVSDHFDGLHFIDPDGAPPKSLGELLRWQFGGRRQRAVWPEWAPSPYADTPPPRVDGDKVRLCFIGHASWLIQAGGLNILVDPVWSMRASPFGFAGPRRHNDPGIAFEKLPKVDVVLVSHGHYDHLDVATLSKLTAAFAPRVITPLGNDVTMRASDAAIKAEAFDWHQRVELGGGVAVTLVPTRHWSARGLFDRNKALWASFVLETPAGKLYIVCDSGYGDGRHFRRVAEAHGPLRLAILPIGAYEPRWFMQDQHMNPEDAVKALADCGATQALAHHHGTFQLTDEAIDAPAIALGEALDVAKVPREKFVTLKPGQVFEI; encoded by the coding sequence GTGCCCATCGTCACCCGCCGCCGCCTTCTCGCAACCTTGACCGGAGCCGCTGCCGCGCTCGGCGTGCCCTCGATCTGGATGTCCCTGATGAAAACCTATGACGGCCCCGTCTCCGATCACTTCGACGGCCTGCACTTCATCGATCCGGACGGCGCGCCGCCGAAATCGCTCGGCGAGTTGCTGCGCTGGCAGTTCGGGGGCAGGCGGCAGCGCGCGGTCTGGCCGGAATGGGCGCCGAGCCCCTATGCAGATACGCCGCCGCCCCGGGTCGACGGCGACAAGGTGCGGCTCTGCTTTATCGGTCATGCCAGCTGGCTGATCCAGGCCGGCGGCCTCAACATCCTGGTTGATCCGGTGTGGTCGATGCGGGCCTCGCCGTTCGGCTTCGCAGGGCCGAGGCGGCACAACGATCCCGGCATCGCTTTCGAGAAGCTGCCCAAGGTCGACGTCGTGCTGGTGTCGCACGGCCATTACGATCATCTCGATGTCGCGACGCTGTCGAAGCTGACGGCGGCATTTGCGCCGCGCGTGATCACGCCGCTCGGCAACGACGTCACGATGCGCGCCTCCGATGCCGCGATCAAAGCCGAGGCGTTCGACTGGCATCAGCGCGTCGAACTTGGAGGCGGCGTTGCCGTGACGCTGGTGCCGACGCGGCACTGGTCGGCGCGCGGCCTGTTCGATCGCAACAAGGCGCTGTGGGCGAGCTTCGTGCTGGAGACGCCGGCCGGCAAGCTCTACATCGTCTGCGATTCCGGCTATGGCGACGGACGGCATTTCCGCCGCGTAGCCGAGGCGCATGGCCCGTTGCGGCTCGCGATCCTGCCGATCGGCGCCTACGAGCCGCGCTGGTTCATGCAAGACCAGCATATGAACCCGGAGGATGCGGTGAAGGCGCTGGCCGATTGCGGCGCCACCCAGGCGCTGGCGCATCACCACGGCACATTCCAGTTGACCGACGAAGCGATCGACGCACCGGCGATCGCGCTCGGTGAAGCGCTCGACGTGGCCAAGGTGCCGCGCGAGAAATTTGTGACGTTGAAGCCGGGGCAGGTGTTCGAAATCTAG
- a CDS encoding SIMPL domain-containing protein (The SIMPL domain is named for its presence in mouse protein SIMPL (signalling molecule that associates with mouse pelle-like kinase). Bacterial member BP26, from Brucella, was shown to assemble into a channel-like structure, while YggE from E. coli has been associated with resistance to oxidative stress.), with translation MTYRLPVGLPLGLPIAASLIATTLLAAPALADSDFPPAISVTGEATVSAAPDEAQLDAGVTTDGKTAREATDANNVTMGKVLAALKGAGLAEKDYQTSRLSLQPQFANRPPSSPNAPPSIVGYHASNRVTIKLHDVSKVAGVIDVLVGAGANDIGGLNFSVSQASKLLDDARERAIADARRKAEIYAKAAGVTLGAPLNISEVGSAPVPMFRAKMATAGFAAPTPVAQGEETLTVNVSVSWAIKEK, from the coding sequence ATGACCTATCGCCTCCCCGTCGGCCTCCCACTGGGCCTCCCCATCGCTGCCAGCCTCATCGCAACCACGCTGCTGGCTGCGCCTGCACTCGCCGACAGCGACTTTCCACCGGCGATCTCGGTCACCGGCGAGGCGACCGTCTCGGCGGCGCCCGACGAGGCGCAGCTCGACGCGGGCGTCACCACCGATGGCAAGACCGCACGCGAGGCCACCGACGCCAACAATGTGACGATGGGCAAGGTGCTGGCCGCGCTGAAGGGCGCCGGCCTCGCGGAAAAGGACTATCAGACCTCGCGGCTGTCGCTGCAGCCGCAATTCGCCAACCGTCCGCCGTCGTCGCCGAACGCCCCGCCCAGCATCGTCGGCTATCACGCGAGCAATCGCGTCACGATCAAGCTGCACGATGTGAGCAAGGTCGCTGGTGTCATCGATGTGCTGGTGGGCGCCGGCGCCAATGATATCGGCGGGCTCAATTTCTCGGTGTCGCAGGCCTCGAAGCTGCTCGATGACGCACGCGAGCGGGCGATCGCCGACGCCCGCCGCAAAGCGGAAATCTACGCCAAGGCCGCCGGCGTCACGCTCGGCGCGCCGTTGAATATCTCGGAGGTCGGCTCGGCGCCGGTCCCGATGTTCCGTGCCAAGATGGCCACGGCAGGCTTCGCCGCCCCGACGCCAGTGGCGCAAGGCGAGGAAACGCTGACCGTCAATGTCAGCGTCTCCTGGGCGATCAAGGAGAAGTAG
- a CDS encoding GyrI-like domain-containing protein, translating to MNRIKTLRAALVALLPLAAITLASPAPAQSPSASPAPAASPSPTPAPAPSATPVPPPAETKSPADSPAASQTPAPPPAAPVQTADPFGEPFTLEPKKVVMLKGTANWDSAFDALIEAFKQLTALLDKDGVKASGNPMIVYTSTDDTGFTFIAEIPVDQDVKNLGKNMSMGNSPDGKALKFVHRGSYDNMDNTYEAITNHLDDKKLEAKDTFIEEYITDPLKTAEDKLVINVYVPLK from the coding sequence ATGAACCGCATCAAGACGCTCCGCGCCGCCCTGGTCGCGCTGCTCCCTTTGGCCGCGATCACCCTGGCAAGCCCGGCGCCTGCCCAGTCGCCGTCAGCCTCGCCCGCTCCGGCGGCAAGCCCGAGCCCAACGCCTGCGCCTGCGCCATCGGCAACGCCGGTGCCCCCGCCGGCCGAGACCAAGTCGCCGGCCGACAGCCCGGCCGCGTCGCAGACCCCGGCGCCGCCGCCGGCCGCCCCGGTGCAGACTGCCGACCCGTTCGGCGAGCCGTTCACGCTGGAACCGAAGAAGGTCGTGATGCTGAAGGGCACGGCCAATTGGGATTCGGCCTTCGACGCGCTGATCGAGGCGTTCAAGCAGCTCACCGCGCTGCTCGACAAGGACGGCGTCAAGGCATCGGGCAATCCGATGATCGTCTACACCTCGACCGACGACACCGGCTTCACCTTCATCGCCGAAATCCCGGTCGACCAGGACGTCAAGAACCTCGGCAAGAACATGAGCATGGGCAATTCGCCCGACGGCAAGGCGCTGAAATTCGTCCATCGCGGGTCCTACGACAACATGGACAACACCTATGAGGCGATCACCAATCACCTCGATGACAAGAAGCTCGAAGCCAAGGACACCTTTATCGAGGAATACATCACCGATCCGCTGAAGACCGCCGAAGACAAGCTTGTGATCAACGTCTACGTACCCCTGAAGTGA
- the dapF gene encoding diaminopimelate epimerase, whose product MSALANHAFAKMNGIGNEIVVVDLRDSEAQGRAQVSAAEARAMASPAGGVPYDQLMVLQPPRLDGTEAFISIYNNDGSEAGACGNGMRCVVRRIFEKTGQTSATFQTRAGLLNCWQGPAPDLYTVDMGAPKFGWQDIPLAEEFRDTRYIELQVGPIDNPVLHSPSVVSMGNPHAIFWVDDVNAYDLERFGPLLENHPIFPERANITLAHIVDRDHITIRTWERGAGLTRACGSAACATAVAAARLKRTNRVVEITLPGGKLGIEWRERDDHVLMTGTADFEYEGRFDPALFASVV is encoded by the coding sequence ATGAGCGCGCTCGCCAATCACGCATTCGCCAAGATGAACGGCATCGGCAACGAGATCGTCGTCGTCGACCTGCGCGATTCAGAGGCGCAAGGTCGGGCGCAGGTGTCGGCGGCGGAGGCGCGCGCCATGGCGTCGCCGGCCGGCGGCGTGCCCTATGACCAGCTGATGGTGCTGCAGCCGCCGCGGCTCGATGGCACCGAAGCGTTCATCTCGATTTACAACAATGACGGCTCGGAGGCCGGGGCTTGCGGCAACGGCATGCGCTGCGTGGTGCGGCGGATCTTCGAGAAGACCGGCCAGACATCGGCGACGTTCCAGACCCGCGCCGGCCTGCTCAATTGCTGGCAGGGGCCGGCGCCCGATCTCTACACCGTAGACATGGGTGCGCCGAAGTTCGGCTGGCAGGACATTCCGCTGGCTGAGGAATTTCGCGACACCCGCTACATCGAGCTGCAGGTCGGGCCGATCGACAACCCGGTGCTGCATTCGCCGTCGGTGGTCTCGATGGGCAATCCGCACGCGATCTTCTGGGTCGATGACGTCAATGCCTACGACCTCGAACGTTTCGGGCCGCTGCTGGAAAACCATCCGATCTTCCCGGAACGCGCCAACATCACGCTGGCTCATATCGTCGATCGCGACCACATCACGATCCGCACCTGGGAGCGCGGCGCCGGCCTCACCAGGGCGTGCGGGTCGGCGGCCTGCGCGACGGCGGTTGCGGCGGCGCGGCTGAAGCGCACCAATCGCGTCGTCGAGATTACCCTGCCCGGCGGCAAGCTCGGCATTGAGTGGCGCGAGCGCGACGATCACGTGCTGATGACCGGCACCGCCGATTTCGAGTATGAGGGCCGCTTCGATCCGGCGCTGTTCGCCAGCGTCGTCTGA